A stretch of DNA from Telopea speciosissima isolate NSW1024214 ecotype Mountain lineage chromosome 5, Tspe_v1, whole genome shotgun sequence:
TGTACTGGATTTCTGTTCCTATGCACTAACCACCTTTTCCCTGATTTGAACATGGAAGCTTGTTAATGGGGAAGTAACCCATGGCCAGAACTGGAGATGCCTGAGAATCAGACACATGCTCTAAGTTCTACAAATTGGAATACATCAGTAGTtgcaaaaataaataagagaagtTGTGTTGTCAGTAAGACAAATATATTGGACATCAGGTGATGGTTAGGAGTCATTCACTTTTGATGGATTACTATACTTAGAAGCAGTCAGAGGTTTCAAAGATGGAGCTATCTCTGGCCAAAGAAATTATGTTTGGAGTCATGTATTAGTAGAAATCCACCATAGCCATTGCCATTAGTCTCATCCTCAACTACAACTAAAGGATTCCAGAGGTATGAGGGCACAACTTCTGATCCATAAGAAAGTGGAGTAGGGAAATATGCAGGGGCAATAATGGGTTGTGGAAAGATGGGGATTGGGAAGTATGGTTTTTGAACAAAATACTGTCCATTAAATGCCAATTGTAGCTCCAGGGAAATGTGGGTTGTAATGAAGGTAAACAGGTTGAAACCCTGGCATGCAGTAGAGAAGAGATCCAATGTTAAAACTGCCCAACTGCAGATTGAACTGTAGGTTCAGTTGGAGCAAAACTGTTGGCAACGATTTCACTTGGGAAGTAGTTAGGAACAGAACTGTTGGTTCAATTGGCGCTTTTATAATGCCATATACAGATTTAGTTGCTAATCCTACTACAACTCAAACTCAAGATTATTCATTTTTAGATATGTATATCAGTATGAAGAAACaattgtaaacaaaaaaaactgaaatttgcCCTGTATTCATCTGCACATAACTCAATGTTATTAGTTGAAATTGATGTTTTGAGTATAGTACATAATTGCTGACTCTCTACGTTGACCCAATCAGATGTTTTAACATAGACAGAACCATATAGAAGTTTGCTTAACATTGTCATCCCTGAGTGATCATGAAGAGGTAATGCACCTCCCTTATACAGTTCTTTCAAATTCCATTAGCTAATCCCCCAAACAACCGAGAGCTGCAAACATCATCAGTTCCCATGGATAATTCCACCCATTAAGGCTTAATCCAGCCCAGATTTGATTTCTGCATTTATTTGTTGTGTAATATAATTGGTATTGAGAAGCTGAAAGTTTTATGGGAAAATTATGACTTACAAATTCTAATTATGGCTTACAGATTCTAATTATGGAATCAATGCATCTTATTTCTATTATGCTTCTACTTaagattttttgtttggtaatgcTTAAGAAGTTGTATTTCGAAAATTTCTCCATATGGCCTGAGCTATGCTGACATTTCGTAGATAGTATATTTGCTGATACGAAGTTGTTTTGATGGAATAAATGCTAATTTTTCAGTATAATGCCAATTGTTCTGTATCTCCTTTATATAGAAtgataaatttaattttttagtatAATGGTTGTTATATGTCTCCTTTACATAGAGTGATGAATTTTATCTAGACTTGACATTGTGCATATGTAATGTATCAATTTATGCTCAGCAAGGAATTTGATCCTTCATCCATTTTGTATGTGTTCTggaaatatattaaagaaagcACAAAATAGGTAAAGAGGTTTTTCTATCTGGAACAGCTTGTTTtgattaaaattaaatattgaatctcattgattttgtttgaaataattcatcttttgttttaatCAATTCACCAGATGGCTTCTACTAATACTATGAATTACGTTGGTACTTGTGAATCATGTGGTAGGAGTTGTAAGACTGAAGTTTGTAGGTCAGGAAAAAATAGAGGTAGAGAATTTTACAAATGTACACAAGGATGCCAATTCTTATTGTGTTTAGATCAATTTAAATTATGTGAATGTGAAAATGGACAATGTGAGGTTAGAACTTAAAAAACTGAAAGAAGCAAAGGTCGGGTGTTGCCCCAAATCAAAATCGGTATGAGTACTATACCAACTTATGCATTTGTATGTCCTTTATAACAAATAAAGTTGGTTTTaagttattttgtttttttttttttctaacattatttggATTAAACCACAGGTTGTGGATAATGGGTGTGGAATGTTCGCTTGGATAGAAGATGAAACCTCCAAgtatgaagcttcttctatccaACGTAAGTGTAGTTCAGTTGATTGTGCGGAGACATGCACGTCTGAAGGTCCTTCGACTTCAAATGAGTTTATGAAAGGATATTTTAAAGCAACGATTAATGGTTCGGAAAATCAAACAAGAATATTAAAAGAAGTGTTTGATGCCTTCAGTGCAGTTGAGCTGAATAACAAGAATTGAGTCATGTTGCAGAGGTAGTAGAGAAGATTGAGAGATGTTGTTGATATATTTGTTGATTCATGTATTGACATTATAATGGGGTGGTAACACAAAATATTGTATATTGTTTAATTTAATGTGTCTGGAACACTAACTTGTATTGTATTTGATGGATTTGAATTGGAACAATTTGATGTTTAGGTTGGGTGTTTCATCAAATGATCTATTGATATGGAAGTTGATGTATATTTAATATCAGTACATGATGTTGGATTTTTTGTAATTATGTTTGGATTCGTTTAAGAGTATGGTTGTCTTATGTACAGGTTTGCAATATTGTCTTTTATGTATTGAAATGCTGTCCATTTGACAGTGGAATGACGTTGGATTCGGGTTTGCATTTTGAGAATTACAGGGTTTTATGAACAGACCTGTAATATTgatcaataataataatctgTTAGGTTTCAATGCAGTTGTTTAGACCAAATTAATATGAATTACTTTGATTGATTCAAATAAAGtaaaaaattgaattacaaCATTCGAATTTATTTGCATATAATCCGATTGACTCGTCAACAATCGAGTCTATCACCCTCACATCATTAATAATGATATTATTTAAGAAGCTATTTTGTACGAGAAAATTATGTATAGCCTTGTGTACCAATGTTGTGAAAATAtatttattgggttttagggtttaatgtgttttagggtttattgggtttcagggtttatggtttaatgtgttttaaggttttagggtttattggatTTATTGGGTCTCACTATCTATGGTTTattgggatttagggtttatggtttactgggttttagggtttattgggttttagggATTTGAAGGTTTATGGTTTAATGTGTTTTAGTGTTTATGGGTTTATCGGTTTCAGAGTAGATGGTATATTAGGTATATTGGGTCAATATGTGTTTCatggtttatggtttattgggtttcagtatctatactttattgggtttcagGGTTTATAGTTTAAGGGGTTTTAAGGTTTATTAGGTTTCAGGGTTTTATGTTTattgggatttagggtttattgggtttatgggttacagggtttattgggtttaagggtttattgggtttagggtttatagggtttattgggtttagtgTTTTATGGTTTATTAGGTTTCTGTGTTTATTGGCTTTATTGGATTTATGGTTTAATGTTTTACTCAGGGTTTTAGGGTTGATTGGGTTTTAAGGTTTATGGTTTAAtgtgttttaggattttaggatttattggatttattgggtttgagggtttattgggttttagtGTTTATGGTCTATTGGGTTCATTAGGTTTATTTGGTTTATGGTTTAATGTGTTTTAGTATTTATGGATTTATTGATTTCAGAGttaatggtttattgggttttagggttagTGGTTTATTGAGTTTTTAGGGTATTCTGGGTTATAGGGTTAATGGTTTAttggattttagggtttattgggttttagggttagTGATTTATTGGGTTTTTAGGTTTTTCTAGGATTTAGGGttaatggtttattgggtttagggtttattgggtttattggattttaaAGATTATAGGatttatggtttattgggtttcagGGTTTAGTGGGTTTATTGGGTGTAGGGTCTCAGGGTTTATAGTTTATTCggattattgggtttattgaaTTTTcgggtttatggtttattggattttatggtattatgatttattgggtttattgagtttcagggtttatggtttaataGGGTTATTAGGTTTTAGGAGTTTATTGGATTTATTgattttatggtttattggaTTTATTGATTTTCAAGATTTaatgggtttattgggtttagaGTATTAGGGTTTATTGTTTATTAGGTTTATTAGATTTCAGGGTTTATGGTTTAGGATTTcagggtttatggtttattgaGTTTTATGGTATTGTGGTTTATTAggtttatagggttttggggtttattgAGTTTCAGGGTTTATAGTTTagtgggtttattgggttttagcGTTTATTGAGTTTCAGGGTTTATGGTTTAGTGGGTTTAGTggatttattgggtttgagGGTTTATTGAGTTTCAGGGTTTATGGTTTAGTgagtttattgggttttaggaTTAAACTAGGatttatggtttattgggtttattgggtttcagGGTTAAGTGGGTTTGTTGGgtgttgggttttgggtttagggtttatggtttacAAAATTtaattgggtttattgggttttagggtttatttgatttttttgggttttcaggtTTTGATTTATTAGATTTATTCCATATTAGggctgttacacccgcacccgaaatatatcctaataACCCGGGTCAAATTCGactttaccaaagggtaatgccacggtggcaatggtcaacacctatgaccttAAACTTAAATTactattataagtgtcccctcgaagtcctagAAGTACGGATCAAAGCCCCATAACTTTCCTCGaggtttgggccttgacagcagcaacGTCGGTCCCATAACTCACTTGATtggttccgttcgtggatcGGTCTGTActatttcttgcccttttgaaATGTTTTAGTGTGGGACCGACGTCCCGGTGATCCGGATACCATAACTAGATCTTCGGACAAGATGAACTCCCACCCTCATCTTCAATTAgttagttgggccatgaaagtaggcccacaagacttaacttaaataaataatgagtttttctattttagcttgaaccaaacaaatCTTAAGAACTAATATGTCTTATAGGACTTAGGgtagacccaaacatgtcctaactaaatagACTTAATAGGTTATGAacttggccaaacaggccttaaagCCCATTTAAACCGAAAGGACTATCTTGTGTCTTAAAGACACTtaggcaaacaggccctaaggcctcttttatCCTTAAAAGGTAAGGCATAAGTCTCATATTCtcctatctctctccctccaagccaaaccgtggaggagaagagacaaggaagaagaagaagaaaaagtaggaagaggaatgagaggggaagggaagaagatggaaggcatgccaaagaGGTTGGCTACCCTACCTTCCCTCCTGTTGTTTGACCAaggtttgaagaaaagaagaaaaagggaagaaggagaagaagagaaggaaggaagggaagagaaggaggaagaggaggtggatcttcaaggctggctagggctgggattggagctccactcaccaaggtatgacatAACTCTTGGtacatccctcttttccattcccattcttgatttgaagtagattccttgagcttgagctaacctagggttccatttgggactcaaggtgaggcttagtCCTTAAATGGAGCTCTAATAGTGTAAACCAACCCCTAATGTGGACTCTTATCAACCATTGCAGCCACTGTTGTTGATCCCTTGGTGttaaaccatcaaaccctacccttggacccaatGGAGCTaaacccttatgtgatcttggatccatgaggtaagcctaggttctagtgaccctagggagacctaagacacccctccatgaccctgagtgccatgtgaactccaggttccaagctgGAGGGAAGACCCTAAGAAGTCTCGGAAAAGAATTCAgacggacgcacgaacggagTCACAGTCGTGGTTCCATTCGTCAGTCCGTCCAGTGTAATCCCAGTGATTGGATTcaaacggatgaaggaacggattactctgttgcctccgtTCGCGGGTCTGCTCGCTCTCGGTAATGTCTTAGGGATCGAACAGATGCAGGGACGGATTCAGAAAGCGCTTCTGTCTGTGGTTCCGCTCACTtttgggtgtgtctcagaatTCGAACAGATCCAAGTCGAagttccgtccgtggatccgtccctcgtgttttgaccttttggcctgaacagagtcagggacggactcaccttgTTTCTTCCGTCCATGAGTCCATCTGTGttttcttggttgaaacttaagtTTAACTTTGTGGGCATAACatggacccctctatacatcttttaatgtttgcttttgtattcttaggctaaccaactcgatggatagctggtacACCGGTGCGATTCATGTCAATTACATCGGGTGACACCTGAGTTCAATGAGTGGGTTTAGGtgacttgtttgggtttgaatatatatattaagcaatcATTATCATGTTATTATATGAAATATAAGCATTTTGCGCAtcgcattatttatctcaaatgtgtaatgctatgaatgtgatgtgatgatgttctcactattgtatcggaTTACGGTACTGGGTGTACTGGTACAGGAACCCCataatttaattatgaaaattgttaATTGTCATTCTGatctgtatgcgtcgtgccgtgctagtacccgggtactggatggaatgagacgttgatgcacccggaatatctctcgggacgataggacttacatatagtatatctgtggctaggactcttgctcccttatgctacgacccttaccaacaaggatttatgtgttggatagtctgagcacttgttgcctgtgggggagagaggccaggtcaagggtagtgatggctatcagggtctgccactgggtggtctgatggcttctaccggcataggctccctcgtgataactgaggtttcattagggcgataagttaagtgaccatcagtgtctcccgagttatcacagtagcatacacttgacttagaatttgtgtgctaggtgaaaaatgcaTCTAACATTAGTATGCATCATGAATTGCTtgaaattgcgtgtttgtgtgtatgtgcattcccctttgctatctcactagcttgtggagctaatcCCATTGCGTAACCCCTctttagttgatatgcaagtAACCTCTTGATGAGTACCTATGGGTGCGAATCAAAAGGAACCGGTGGatgggacttggatgtcgatgcacacccaagaatggtgccctagtggcgtgaattatttatttatttctgtattcatttttgtacatgtataaactttatgtttaaatATATAAAGATAAATGAATGGTTAAGAATATTGCAACTGTACTAAGTGTTattattagagaaccgatgttctatattcacatgatttaaatgaatttttctctcgctaactctgtaattagaatgatttattccattgggtACGTTCCCTGTTGTTATTATGACTTGATAATagggtggactatggctcgggacactatatctgtgatcctggtaggtattgggatgacacttgtcGTCCCAATCACCACCTTTATTGTAAAAAATCTTTCATCGAGATGGGGGCATGACATTTCGTGTTATGTCCtgtgtccttgtggaagagatagtACTTGTGTGGGTTTCGCTTCTCGGGTCCTACAAGCATAGGTCGTGGCCAATTGAGCAAGCCACGATCTTGGAtatgcatgaggatctgtgacCTTGTGGTGTTCAGgggagtgtagtcggggcttCCAGCTCGATCAGTCCTCTTTGGGCGGCGCTCAGTCTTGTCTGGTTGGCAATCACCTTTCTCCTGTCGGCGCTCGGTCCTCAATCTCTTGCCCTCTTGATGATCTTCCGGGGCCGATCTCTTATTATCCTGCGGTTTGGCCTCGATCATCTTCTTCcgagcttgtagtacctcagccacgttggcaaactcattgcaccgctTAAGAAGCTCTTTCATCGTCCTAGTCTCATgtcgtgccaggtccttgatcaaatCTAGGTCcctgatgcccccagccaaagctgcatgctgggtctggttgTCTAGGTCTtggacctccaaggactccttagTGAACCTGGTGATGTATTCcttgagggactccccagggttctgtatcaC
This window harbors:
- the LOC122662991 gene encoding uncharacterized protein LOC122662991, with product MVSCRAFPTSLKGGATSWFLRLRPRSISSFVKLYEQFITHFQSSVKQKKTTVNLLNVIQNPGESLKEYITRFTKESLEVQDLDNQTQHAALAGGIRDLDLIKDLARHETRTMKELLKRCNEFANVAEVLQARKKMIEAKPQDNKRSAPEDHQEGKRLRTERRQEKGDCQPDKTERRPKRTDRAGSPDYTPLNTTRSQILMHIQDRGLLNWPRPMLVGPEKRNPHKYYLFHKDTGHNTKCHAPISMKDFLQ